The genomic region TTAAAAGGGATAAGTATAAACATAAAGTACAAAAAGTAAAAAGAAGATACTAAATGTTATAAATTCTATAGTAACATAATTTGTTTCAATAGTTGAATAATAATGTTAGTTTTAGTATAATATATATATAAGTTGTGTGGCGATAATTAACTTAAATAAGAAAAAGAGCTGGTGCCTTACCACCAGCTCTTTTTCTTATTTAAATACTTTTACTGCTATAACAATTGCTTTTATAAGTCTAGCTATTGATGTAACTACTGCTGCGAATGATTTTAAAACTTTTGCTATGTCCGCTTTACTACTGTTGTGTGGCAACATTAACTCTCACCTCCTTTAAAGAAGGATAGAATAATTATACCATATATTTAAAACACCTTTACAAGAACATATGTTCTGTATATAATACTGTATAGGAGGTGGAATAATGACAAAAAATACTATAAATATAACAGATAAAGAGACTATAATATATTTAGTGGCCAAAGGATTCAACATTTTGAATTCGTATAGCGATGGAACAAAGAGTATAATGGAATTTGAGAAAACAAAAGAATTTAAAAAAGCAATTTTAGATTATACTAATCAAAGAGGTTCTATCAATATAGCTGATTTTCTTGCAGCAGAAAAAAGAGTGACCAATCTATTCCATATAAATAAAAAAATAGTAT from Clostridiisalibacter paucivorans DSM 22131 harbors:
- a CDS encoding DUF5659 domain-containing protein, translated to MTKNTINITDKETIIYLVAKGFNILNSYSDGTKSIMEFEKTKEFKKAILDYTNQRGSINIADFLAAEKRVTNLFHINKKIV